From Oncorhynchus tshawytscha isolate Ot180627B linkage group LG11, Otsh_v2.0, whole genome shotgun sequence, the proteins below share one genomic window:
- the LOC112261653 gene encoding COMM domain-containing protein 8 isoform X1 — protein sequence MVHLLGKLPSEECQKLLHWVVDGVCGREPPRMADYGNTWTLVEWMELLDSLSSLFRLAVGKKTPDEEVLASLADVGSGYGEAVLTVLRARREEIRQALVERTNNVSSSTLQDFDWQIKLALSSDKISFLHTPLLNLRLDVKENGALKPLSVEMNREELQTLISSLEAANKVVLQLK from the exons ATGGTACATTTACTTGGCAAATTACCTTCTGAAGAATGTCAAAAA CTATTACACTGGGTGGTAGACGGTGTGTGTGGGCGGGAGCCCCCTCGGATGGCAGACTATGGTAATACGTGGACCCTTGTAGAATGGATGGAGCTCCTcgactccctctcctctctgttccgtCTCGCCGTGGGTAAGAAGACCCCAGACGAAGAG GTGCTGGCATCGTTGGCAGACGTGGGCAGTGGGTATGGGGAGGCTGTGCTGACTGTCCTGAGGGCCAGACGAGAGGAGATCCGTCAGGCGCTGGTGGAGAGGACCAATAACGTGTCCAGCTCTACCCTCCAGGATTTTGACTGGCAGATAAAG CTGGCATTGTCCAGCGATAAGATCTCATTTCTCCATACCCCTCTACTCAACCTCCGTTTGGATGTGAAGGAGAATGGTGCCCTGAAGCCTCTGTCTGTCGAGATGAACAGAGAGGAATTACAAACACTCATCAGCTCATTGGAGGCTGCCAATAAG GTGGTACTACAGCTGAAGTGA
- the LOC112261653 gene encoding COMM domain-containing protein 8 isoform X3, with product MLLHWVVDGVCGREPPRMADYGNTWTLVEWMELLDSLSSLFRLAVGKKTPDEEVLASLADVGSGYGEAVLTVLRARREEIRQALVERTNNVSSSTLQDFDWQIKLALSSDKISFLHTPLLNLRLDVKENGALKPLSVEMNREELQTLISSLEAANKVVLQLK from the exons ATG CTATTACACTGGGTGGTAGACGGTGTGTGTGGGCGGGAGCCCCCTCGGATGGCAGACTATGGTAATACGTGGACCCTTGTAGAATGGATGGAGCTCCTcgactccctctcctctctgttccgtCTCGCCGTGGGTAAGAAGACCCCAGACGAAGAG GTGCTGGCATCGTTGGCAGACGTGGGCAGTGGGTATGGGGAGGCTGTGCTGACTGTCCTGAGGGCCAGACGAGAGGAGATCCGTCAGGCGCTGGTGGAGAGGACCAATAACGTGTCCAGCTCTACCCTCCAGGATTTTGACTGGCAGATAAAG CTGGCATTGTCCAGCGATAAGATCTCATTTCTCCATACCCCTCTACTCAACCTCCGTTTGGATGTGAAGGAGAATGGTGCCCTGAAGCCTCTGTCTGTCGAGATGAACAGAGAGGAATTACAAACACTCATCAGCTCATTGGAGGCTGCCAATAAG GTGGTACTACAGCTGAAGTGA
- the LOC112261653 gene encoding COMM domain-containing protein 8 isoform X2: MVASQNKLLHWVVDGVCGREPPRMADYGNTWTLVEWMELLDSLSSLFRLAVGKKTPDEEVLASLADVGSGYGEAVLTVLRARREEIRQALVERTNNVSSSTLQDFDWQIKLALSSDKISFLHTPLLNLRLDVKENGALKPLSVEMNREELQTLISSLEAANKVVLQLK, encoded by the exons atggtagcatcacaaaaCAAG CTATTACACTGGGTGGTAGACGGTGTGTGTGGGCGGGAGCCCCCTCGGATGGCAGACTATGGTAATACGTGGACCCTTGTAGAATGGATGGAGCTCCTcgactccctctcctctctgttccgtCTCGCCGTGGGTAAGAAGACCCCAGACGAAGAG GTGCTGGCATCGTTGGCAGACGTGGGCAGTGGGTATGGGGAGGCTGTGCTGACTGTCCTGAGGGCCAGACGAGAGGAGATCCGTCAGGCGCTGGTGGAGAGGACCAATAACGTGTCCAGCTCTACCCTCCAGGATTTTGACTGGCAGATAAAG CTGGCATTGTCCAGCGATAAGATCTCATTTCTCCATACCCCTCTACTCAACCTCCGTTTGGATGTGAAGGAGAATGGTGCCCTGAAGCCTCTGTCTGTCGAGATGAACAGAGAGGAATTACAAACACTCATCAGCTCATTGGAGGCTGCCAATAAG GTGGTACTACAGCTGAAGTGA